From one Sphaeramia orbicularis chromosome 9, fSphaOr1.1, whole genome shotgun sequence genomic stretch:
- the vcp gene encoding transitional endoplasmic reticulum ATPase — protein MASGGESKNDDLATAILKQKNRPNRLIVDESINEDNSVVSLSQTKMDELQLFRGDTVLMKGKKRRETVCIVLSDDTCSDEKVRMNRVVRNNLRVRLGDVISIQPCPDVKYGKRIHVLPIDDTVEGITGNLFEVYLKPYFLEAYRPIRKGDIFLVRGGMRAVEFKVVETDPSPYCIVAPDTVIHCEGEPIRREDEEESLNEVGYDDIGGVRKQLAQIKEMVELPLRHPALFKAIGVKPPRGILLYGPPGTGKTLIARAVANETGAFFFLINGPEIMSKLAGESESNLRKAFEEAEKNAPAIIFIDELDAIAPKREKTHGEVERRIVSQLLTLMDGLKQRAHVIVMAATNRPNSIDPALRRFGRFDREVDIGIPDATGRLEILQIHTKNMKLADDVDLEQVANETHGHVGADLAALCSEAALQAIRKKMDLIDLEDETIDAEVMNSLAVTMDDFKWALSQSNPSALRETVVEVPNITWEDIGGLDDVKRELQELVQYPVEHPDKFLKFGMTPSKGVLFYGPPGCGKTLLAKAIANECQANFISIKGPELLTMWFGESEANVREIFDKARQAAPCVLFFDELDSIAKARGGNVGDGGGAADRVINQILTEMDGMSSKKNVFIIGATNRPDIIDPAILRPGRLDQLIYIPLPDEKSRISILKANLRKSPISKDVDLDFLAKMTNGFSGADLTEICQRACKLAIRESIENEIRRERERQTNPSAMEVEEDDPVPEIRKDHFEEAMRFARRSVSDNDIRKYEMFAQTLQQSRGFGSFRFPSSATGGSGPSHGSGGTGSGPVFNEDNDDDLYG, from the exons ATGGCTTCGGGAGGGGA ATCCAAAAATGATGATCTAGCCACTGCAATTCTCAAACAGAAGAACAGGCCCAACAGACTGATTGTTGATGAGTCCATCAATGAAGACAACAGTGTGGTCTCCCTTTCCCag actaaaaTGGATGAACTGCAGCTCTTCCGTGGAGACACAGTGCTGATGAAGGGGAAGAAGAGGCGGGAGACTGTGTGTATTGTGCTATCTGATGACACCTGCTCTGACGAAAAGGTCCGCATGAACAGGGTGGTCCGCAACAACCTGAGGGTCAGATTGGGGGATGTTATCAG CATTCAGCCATGTCCTGATGTGAAATACGGAAAGAGAATCCACGTCCTACCAATAGACGACACAGTAGAGGGAATCACTGGTAACCTGTTTGAGGTCTACCTTAAGCCATACTTTCTAGAGGCTTACAGGCCAATTCGCAAAG GTGACATTTTCTTGGTCAGAGGAGGTATGCGTGCTGTGGAGTTCAAGGTGGTAGAAACCGACCCTTCTCCATACTGCATTGTTGCTCCTGATACAGTCATTCATTGTGAGGGAGAGCCAATCAGGAGAGAG GATGAGGAGGAGTCCCTGAATGAGGTCGGCTATGATGACATTGGAGGTGTGAGGAAGCAGTTGGCTCAGATCAAGGAGATGGTGGAGTTGCCTCTCAGACACCCTGCACTGTTCAAGGCCATAGGTGTCAAG cccCCACGTGGAATTCTGCTATATGGACCTCCTGGAACAGGAAAGACCTTGATTGCCAGAGCTGTGGCCAATGAAACTGGAGCCTTCTTCTTCCTTATTAATG gCCCTGAGATCATGAGCAAACTTGCTGGAGAGAGTGAGAGTAACCTGAGAAAAGCCTTTGAGGAAGCGGAGAAGAATGCTCCTGCCATCATTTTCATTGATGAACTTGACGCTATTGCTCCTAAGAGAGAGAAG ACTCATGGGGAGGTGGAGAGGCGCATTGTCTCTCAGCTGCTGACTCTAATGGATGGCCTGAAACAGAGAGCTCATGTCATTGTCATGGCTGCCACCAACAGACCCAACAGCATTGACCCGGCCCTGAGGAGATTTG GGCGCTTCGATAGGGAGGTGGACATTGGCATCCCTGACGCCACTGGCAGATTGGAAATCCTCCAGATTCACACCAAGAATATGAAGTTGGCTGACGATGTTGATTTGGAACAG GTAGCCAATGAGACCCATGGACACGTAGGTGCAGATCTGGCTGCTCTTTGCTCTGAGGCAGCTCTGCAGGCCATCAGGAAGAAAATGGACCTGATTGATCTTGAGGATGAGACCATTGATGCTGAAGTCATGAACTCTCTTGCTGTTACTATGGATGACTTCAAG TGGGCCCTGAGCCAGAGCAACCCATCTGCACTGAGGGAGACAGTGGTTGAGGTTCCCAACATCACCTGGGAGGACATCGGTGGTCTGGATGATGTTAAGAGGGAGCTGCAGGAGTTGGTGCAG TATCCAGTGGAGCATCCAGACAAGTTCCTCAAGTTCGGCATGACACCATCCAAGGGTGTGCTGTTCTATGGTCCTCCTGGTTGTGGAAAGACCCTCCTGGCCAAAGCCATCGCCAATGAATGCCAGGCAAACTTCATCTCCATTAAAGGACCTGAGCTGCTCACCATGTGGTTTGGAGAGTCTGAGGCCAATGTCAGAGAGATCTTTGATAAG GCTCGTCAAGCAGCCCCATGCGTTCTGTTCTTTGATGAGCTGGACTCCATAGCCAAAGCTCGTGGTGGCAACGTAGGAGATGGTGGCGGAGCAGCTGACCGTGTCATCAACCAGATCCTGACAGAGATGGACGGTATGTCCAGTAAGAAGAACGTTTTCATCATCGGAGCCACAAACAGACCAGACATCATCGACCCTGCCATCCTGAGACCTGGCCGCTTGGATCAGCTCATCTACATCCCGCTGCCAGATGAGAAGAGCAGGATCAGCATCCTCAAGGCCAACCTCCGCAAGAGTCCCATCAGCAAG GATGTGGACTTGGACTTCCTGGCAAAGATGACCAATGGCTTCTCTGGAGCTGATCTTACAGAGATCTGCCAGCGAGCGTGTAAACTGGCGATCAGAGAAAGCATCGAGAATGAGATtcgcagagagagggagaggcagACCAACCCATCAGCCATG gaggtggaggaggacgaTCCTGTGCCAGAGATCAGGAAGGACCACTTTGAAGAGGCAATGCGTTTCGCTCGTCGTTCTGTCAGTGACAATGACATTCGCAAATATGAGATGTTTGCTCAGACTCTGCAGCAGAGCCGTGGCTTTGGCAGCTTCAG GTTTCCCTCCAGTGCTACAGGCGGCAGCGGTCcaagccatggctcaggtggaaCTGGCAGTGGTCCAGTGTTCAATGAAGACAACGACGATGACCTTTATGGATAA